The DNA window AATAAACTCAGGGTTTTTACCCCATCTTTTTTATCTTGCCTGTGCTGGTATATCTGTGTTAAAGGGTAGCCTGCGCCAATTAATAAAAAACTTATCAGCAGGCTCATTATATATCCCTGTTTCCATACTAATTCGTTATTAACAGACAAAAAAACAATCATATAAATCACCGGCCCCTGGAACACGGCAACAGTTAAAAAACCAATGACCGGGTGTTTTTTCAGGCGGATACCGCGGTAACTGTAAGCTCTTGAGGCAAGAATATAGAATAAAACAAGGGTAGCAATAACTGTATTCAAAAAAAAGTAAGTGATAACCAGAGCCAAAACATCCACAAAAAATGAAACCCAAAACATAATCCCGGGTACTTCGGGTGGCACTTTGAGGCCTCCTATGCTGGCTTTGTCATTATCCATATAGCTGTTGTAACCATTACTGGAAGGGTAAACGAGAAAGTGTAAAACAAGGAAGATTATAAGGCCATTCACAACATTTATGCTTTCCGCCTGGCTTAACGCAAAAAGAAAAACCGGAAGCAGGAAGATGCTGAACGGAAACCGCAGGTGGCTAATAATGTTTTTTAAGTCCTTGCTCATGGTATAAATGAAAAAAGCAAACCCGGCATCAATTGTTTTCGCCAACACCGGGTCATTTAAATCAAAACAAATTTAAGCTTATTTTATAATTTTCAAATCAATATCTACTTCATCTGCCAGCATCCAGCTTTTGCCACCTACGCCATAATCTCTCCTGTTCAGCTTCAGGCTGGACGAATAAATTGTTTTACCGCCTGATTCTGCTATGACTACTTCCAAAACTATTTTTTTGGTGGTGTTTTTGATTGTCAGGTTCCCGCTTACACGAAGTTTGCTAGAACTAACGCCTTCAACGTCAGTAGAAATAAATTTAATAACCGGATATTTCACTGCATCAAAATATTCCTCTTTTTGCAGATCATTATCTCTCATTTTGATACCGGTATTGATGGATGATACTTTTATAATTCCGTTGAATTTACTTTTTCCGGGGTTATTTTTATCATAATGGATATCCGCTACAAAAGATTCAAAAAGCCCTTCAACTGTAATTCCGGCATTTTTTATTTTGAATTTTATATAAGAACTATCATCCTCCTGATTGGATAATGTAAAGCCAAGCAGGGCAGGGATCAGCAAAATGACAACAAGCAGCCCAATTGCGTTTAATTTATTATTCATTCCCGGTAAAAGGATTAAATGAAATGCCTAGGAAAAACATTATAGCCTTATACCTGAACCTGTCGTTGTTATTGGTAAGCTTTACACTGGTTGTGTATTCTGAGAAAGTCATATCCATTCCGCCTCTTAACCATAGCTTTTCTGATATTGCATAAGCAATAAAAAACTCTGATTTAAGGTATCCAATGTCATTATCACCAACAAGCAATAAATTGAATGGTGTTGGCCTTGCAGATGGGTTAACAGGAAAATTTCCAGTATTTTCAGAAGAAATGAATGTGGTGGAGCTTTCCGAACCAAAACCAAGACCTATTGCGTCAATATTAAACCCGGCTTTTAATTTGGGTGTAAACAGGTATTCGATATGTATGGAAGCACTCAATCCCATTGCAAGCGGGGAATTTACAATAAGCGTATCAATGGTTGATTCATCGGATGCAAGTTTGGCAGGGGCTGTAGTATAGGTTAAATTGGAGCCACTAAATCCGGAAAATCGCAGGCCATAACCCAATCGTATTTTTTTTCCATTGAATAGTCCATGAGTTCTATTCCAGGAAAGCGCGCCAGAATAAATTCCATCGCCTGCGCCAATGGCCAGGCCAAAAGCCTGTGTGGTTTTTGGAATCTCGTTTTCCTGAGCTTTTAACGAAATTGCACCAATGCAAAGGAGAGTGATTAATGTGTATTTTATTTTTTTCATACAGGTTTAATTTAAATAAGTTAAACTGATTAGACGAAGTCAGGAATGATTCCTGACAAAAAAGAATTATTAAAGTTTTATTTTTTAATTTGAACATCTTTCCATTCCACTAAAATTAACCATAAATCAAATTGAAAAATGTCATAAATATGACAGAAATTAGCTGCCAGAAACACCATCTGTGAAAATTTGTGCCAGCTCTCTGGTAAAATAAACAATGTATAAGACAGGGATGATTAATTTATACAATTTCAAATATAGATAATGTTTTTACTCCTTTTCAAAACATGAAAGCAAAGCTGTCGGGGAATCAAGCTATTTTTCATTGGCTTTAATTGGATCAGTCAAATAATCTCTTACCCCCTCACTTTCACTTATAGTAATTGGTCTGATATATGTTTTAATCCTGATAAATACCTACTAAAAACCTATTTTTTCCATATCGTCAAATTATGGAAAATTTGCATAATCAGATTTGAAACTTGTCAGGTATTTGGTTTTTTGCCGACTTAGTTAATATAAGTTGTATTTTTGAGTAATTAACAGTTAAACCATTTTGTTATGAAATAGCCATAAGCAGAAATCGGAGCTTACCAACCGAAAATGAATATGGCGTATTCCATCAGACCTTTAAAATTATATACTGATGAAAAATTTAAAAACCCTGCTGCATTCAGTTTTTCTTATTTTCTTTCTGGTTCCAGGTTTTGCAAATGCACAAAACAGTGAAGCCCTTGCAAGATTCATTGTTTCAGAAAGTGAAAATTCATTCCTTATTTCCTGGACTATAAAAGCAGGGTTTAGTTGCTCGGATGTGGTGGTGGAACATTCTTCGGATGGCATAAACTATAATCCTGTTTACAGGTATCCGGGGATTTGTGGAGTTATTGGAAGTGACGAAACTTACAGCTTTATTCATAAAGTTCCGAAGAACGGAGCTAATTATTATAAAATGGACCTGGGA is part of the Bacteroidota bacterium genome and encodes:
- a CDS encoding UbiA prenyltransferase family protein, coding for MAKTIDAGFAFFIYTMSKDLKNIISHLRFPFSIFLLPVFLFALSQAESINVVNGLIIFLVLHFLVYPSSNGYNSYMDNDKASIGGLKVPPEVPGIMFWVSFFVDVLALVITYFFLNTVIATLVLFYILASRAYSYRGIRLKKHPVIGFLTVAVFQGPVIYMIVFLSVNNELVWKQGYIMSLLISFLLIGAGYPLTQIYQHRQDKKDGVKTLSLLLGIKGTFVFSAILFALLGVLMSLQLFLFQGSIANTILFILLLFPVVVYFTRWMNKTFSNEKYADYEHTMGMNKTGAFAVNVFFLLLIFKSFLLP
- a CDS encoding T9SS type A sorting domain-containing protein, whose amino-acid sequence is MKNLKTLLHSVFLIFFLVPGFANAQNSEALARFIVSESENSFLISWTIKAGFSCSDVVVEHSSDGINYNPVYRYPGICGVIGSDETYSFIHKVPKNGANYYKMDLGYSGNSEPLSVNFVDTRKDGFVIYPMPIQDHSTIAFTSGSYAFSLMIINHSGKVVYREDNIRGSEFPLGKLGLEKGIYHFTLANGNVSYSGTFIR
- a CDS encoding YceI family protein is translated as MNNKLNAIGLLVVILLIPALLGFTLSNQEDDSSYIKFKIKNAGITVEGLFESFVADIHYDKNNPGKSKFNGIIKVSSINTGIKMRDNDLQKEEYFDAVKYPVIKFISTDVEGVSSSKLRVSGNLTIKNTTKKIVLEVVIAESGGKTIYSSSLKLNRRDYGVGGKSWMLADEVDIDLKIIK